The Solibacillus sp. FSL W7-1436 genome window below encodes:
- a CDS encoding Mu transposase C-terminal domain-containing protein has protein sequence MFVINDIISFEEANGEKQLERILWIDEGNVICYTINIENEKALPIKRKVSDLQQLFNDQLLTLVDNDPYAFVYQDEKQISDKNKTLRDERWKSIESMVLQEPDIYERDKRGQLVRFSVENTGKNKRLFYKYMVQYWQRGKVKSALLPNYTNSGGRGKEKTYKDQKNGRRRKFETIIGKGVIVTDEIKRTFEVGVKRFYHTVKKNSLATTYDLILKTFFVADYRYDNGVKKPILLDQDQIPSFRQFRYWYEKTYQSEEKIRNRKGNRKYELNHRAVLGTSVGDLYGPGTKYQIDATVADVYIVSSFNRNWIIGRPVIYVVIDVFSRMVVGLYVGLEGPSWFGAMMALANTASDKVSYCRQYSIEIEKEEWACHYLPQTFLADRGELEGYNVERLISAFNIKVENTPPYRADWKGIVEQHFRIINITGIKPFLPGVVDTDVRVRGDRDYRLDATLTLEEFTSVIIKCVLHHNNHHWLKNYNQDEMMIQDEISLIPRELWNWGIKNRSGKLRSYSEDIVKLHLLPTANARVTYKGIEFKKMRFSSDTALKENWFGEAREKSWQIPICYDPRDMSRIYLPSEDGKSYEVATLLDHHKKYAGKTMEEVEYYFAYELLKKQQFAHEETQNKVDLASDIEHIVQKAQKSLNQEKIDLSNNQKVKGIRENRSIEKEVKRKAETFLLADANRLEQPDVPEPIMEETITQQSVSKIELLRQKQKEKLKNARVSH, from the coding sequence ATGTTTGTCATTAATGACATTATTAGTTTTGAAGAGGCGAATGGTGAAAAACAATTAGAGCGTATTCTATGGATCGATGAAGGTAATGTAATTTGTTACACCATTAATATTGAAAATGAAAAAGCATTACCAATTAAGCGGAAAGTCTCAGACTTGCAGCAATTATTTAATGACCAATTGCTAACGTTAGTCGATAACGATCCTTATGCCTTTGTCTATCAAGATGAGAAACAAATTTCAGACAAAAATAAAACACTGCGAGATGAACGATGGAAAAGTATCGAAAGCATGGTTTTACAAGAACCAGATATATATGAAAGAGATAAAAGGGGTCAGCTTGTTCGTTTCTCAGTTGAAAACACAGGAAAAAACAAACGATTGTTTTATAAGTACATGGTTCAGTATTGGCAAAGAGGCAAAGTAAAAAGCGCATTGTTACCTAATTATACGAACTCTGGAGGTAGAGGGAAAGAGAAAACTTATAAAGATCAGAAAAACGGGAGACGAAGAAAGTTTGAAACGATAATCGGAAAAGGAGTTATTGTCACTGATGAAATTAAAAGAACGTTTGAAGTTGGCGTGAAAAGGTTTTATCATACCGTTAAAAAAAATTCTTTAGCCACGACGTATGATTTAATACTTAAAACCTTCTTTGTGGCAGATTATCGTTATGATAATGGTGTAAAGAAACCCATTCTGTTAGACCAAGATCAAATCCCCTCTTTTAGACAGTTCCGATATTGGTACGAAAAGACTTATCAATCTGAAGAAAAAATTCGTAACCGAAAAGGAAACCGAAAATATGAATTAAACCATCGGGCTGTATTAGGTACTTCAGTTGGTGATTTATATGGACCAGGAACGAAATATCAAATTGATGCAACAGTTGCAGATGTTTATATTGTTAGTTCATTTAATCGGAACTGGATTATTGGTCGTCCTGTCATTTATGTAGTGATTGATGTGTTTAGCCGTATGGTGGTTGGATTATATGTCGGGCTTGAGGGACCATCTTGGTTTGGAGCAATGATGGCACTTGCTAATACCGCTAGTGATAAAGTTTCGTATTGTAGACAATACAGTATTGAGATTGAAAAGGAAGAATGGGCTTGTCATTACCTACCCCAGACATTCCTTGCTGACCGTGGCGAATTGGAAGGCTACAATGTTGAGCGTCTTATCTCTGCTTTTAATATAAAGGTAGAGAATACACCGCCATATCGAGCAGATTGGAAAGGAATAGTTGAGCAACATTTCAGAATCATTAATATAACTGGTATCAAACCATTTCTTCCTGGCGTTGTGGACACAGATGTAAGAGTTAGAGGAGATAGAGATTACCGATTAGATGCAACGTTAACATTAGAGGAATTTACCAGCGTTATCATCAAATGCGTTCTCCATCATAACAATCATCATTGGTTAAAAAATTACAATCAGGATGAAATGATGATTCAAGATGAAATCTCACTTATTCCACGAGAATTGTGGAATTGGGGTATTAAGAATCGCTCTGGTAAACTTCGTTCGTACTCAGAAGATATTGTGAAACTGCATTTGCTACCGACCGCAAATGCCCGTGTAACGTATAAAGGAATTGAGTTTAAGAAAATGCGTTTTAGTAGCGATACAGCATTGAAAGAGAATTGGTTTGGGGAGGCAAGAGAAAAGAGTTGGCAAATTCCAATTTGTTACGATCCACGCGACATGTCCCGTATTTATTTGCCGAGTGAAGATGGTAAAAGTTATGAAGTAGCCACATTGTTAGACCATCATAAGAAATACGCAGGTAAGACAATGGAAGAAGTGGAGTATTACTTTGCTTACGAATTGTTAAAGAAACAACAGTTTGCACATGAAGAAACACAAAACAAAGTTGATTTAGCAAGTGATATTGAACACATTGTCCAAAAGGCACAGAAATCTCTAAATCAAGAAAAAATTGATCTGAGCAATAATCAAAAAGTAAAAGGAATTCGTGAAAATCGCTCAATAGAAAAAGAAGTAAAGCGTAAAGCAGAAACCTTTTTATTAGCAGATGCAAATCGACTGGAACAACCCGATGTACCTGAACCGATTATGGAAGAAACAATTACCCAACAAAGCGTTTCAAAGATTGAATTATTACGTCAAAAGCAAAAGGAGAAATTAAAGAATGCAAGAGTTAGTCACTAA
- a CDS encoding type II toxin-antitoxin system VapC family toxin, with translation MIKNNPMGTQASKYYVDACFLLTMTQANDSRYQAVIDFIRESGKSNVTYTISNHVYTEVYNNIFKFIVKRALSTFRRYQSIIHKKNGRIDFIPEKERGYLVELEAVQYLNKTASHNFTYYKQNPESLYIPDLIKEAKSNENKIHLLDCFYNKAKDLYDGIILIIERQGVYFSHLDSNVDDLQNAINYQLNYQLDSTDSLHLAIAINNGCDKFITLDGDFTHPRLSLNVPLVIDKIA, from the coding sequence ATGATTAAAAACAATCCTATGGGAACTCAAGCATCTAAATATTACGTAGATGCTTGTTTTCTTCTAACAATGACACAAGCAAACGATAGCCGATATCAAGCTGTAATTGATTTCATTCGAGAATCTGGAAAAAGTAATGTGACATACACAATTAGTAATCACGTTTATACTGAAGTCTATAACAATATTTTCAAATTTATCGTCAAGAGGGCGTTGTCAACTTTCCGTCGATACCAATCTATAATACATAAAAAAAATGGAAGAATTGACTTTATTCCTGAGAAAGAAAGGGGTTATCTTGTAGAATTAGAAGCAGTCCAATATCTCAATAAAACAGCTTCTCATAATTTTACCTATTATAAGCAAAATCCAGAAAGTTTATATATTCCTGACCTAATAAAGGAAGCAAAATCAAATGAAAATAAAATTCATTTATTGGATTGTTTCTATAACAAAGCGAAGGATTTATATGATGGGATAATCCTAATCATTGAAAGACAAGGAGTATATTTCTCACATTTGGATTCAAATGTGGATGATTTACAAAACGCTATAAATTATCAGCTAAATTATCAACTCGACTCTACTGATTCACTACATTTAGCAATTGCAATCAATAATGGATGTGATAAATTTATAACTCTTGATGGTGATTTCACTCACCCTAGACTTTCGTTGAATGTGCCCTTAGTAATTGACAAAATAGCATGA
- a CDS encoding ABC transporter permease → MFLAIKEMKHAKKRFMMIGAIIMLIAWLVFILSGLGNGLSSLAAATMKNIDGDLFIYEEGSEATMMKTKVEGTIADDVEGQYGVKEAAKFGQSTVIVKSPDAKDKVDVAFLGIEPGKFIEPKVVAGEQLSAEDKMGVIIDESLQEKGYEIGDTIEVTSSSIELTVVGITEGETFNHLPSVFVNLDVWQSYAFAAPGSDNGLESPVAMIALQGADIDAEKIENNFDEIETFTKSEAVMGMPGYKEESGTIYMMLAFLFIISAVIIAVFFYVFILQKTQQFGVMKAIGASDSFIKKSIISQVFVLSLISIIAGIVLTYLTALVFPEGMPFNLDFKMVILYAIVLLIVSVLGSVISARQVTKIDPLTAIGRVE, encoded by the coding sequence ATGTTTTTAGCAATTAAAGAAATGAAACACGCAAAAAAACGTTTCATGATGATTGGCGCGATTATTATGCTTATCGCATGGCTTGTTTTTATTTTATCGGGACTAGGTAATGGTTTATCGTCATTAGCCGCAGCAACGATGAAAAATATTGACGGAGATCTTTTTATTTATGAAGAAGGCTCTGAAGCAACAATGATGAAAACGAAGGTAGAAGGTACGATTGCCGATGATGTTGAAGGTCAGTATGGTGTCAAAGAGGCAGCAAAATTCGGACAATCAACTGTTATCGTGAAGTCACCGGATGCGAAAGATAAAGTAGACGTAGCTTTCCTTGGAATCGAACCAGGTAAGTTTATCGAACCAAAAGTTGTAGCAGGTGAGCAATTGTCTGCTGAAGACAAAATGGGTGTAATCATCGACGAGTCATTACAAGAAAAAGGCTATGAGATCGGCGATACAATTGAAGTAACAAGCTCAAGCATCGAATTAACAGTAGTCGGTATTACAGAAGGAGAAACGTTCAACCATTTACCAAGTGTATTTGTAAACCTGGACGTGTGGCAAAGCTATGCATTTGCAGCACCAGGGTCAGACAATGGTTTAGAGAGTCCGGTAGCAATGATTGCGCTGCAAGGTGCAGACATTGACGCTGAAAAGATCGAAAATAACTTCGATGAAATTGAAACATTTACAAAATCAGAAGCTGTAATGGGGATGCCGGGTTATAAAGAAGAAAGCGGAACAATCTATATGATGCTTGCCTTCTTATTCATCATTTCAGCAGTTATTATTGCGGTGTTCTTCTATGTATTCATTTTGCAAAAAACACAGCAGTTCGGTGTAATGAAAGCAATCGGTGCATCAGACAGTTTTATTAAAAAATCTATTATTTCACAAGTATTCGTATTATCACTGATCAGCATTATTGCCGGCATTGTATTAACCTACTTGACAGCTCTTGTTTTTCCAGAGGGAATGCCGTTTAACCTAGACTTTAAAATGGTTATTTTATATGCGATTGTGTTATTAATTGTATCTGTTTTAGGTTCTGTTATTTCAGCCCGCCAAGTGACAAAAATTGATCCTTTAACAGCGATTGGGAGAGTGGAATAA
- a CDS encoding ZIP family metal transporter — protein MWVLGFLWTSAGIFIGGMIAWLFKGINQRAHIIYALCTGVILGLISFEILPEAVESGDWLSTIIGFILGMMLFKVLHSRLNFRQGKESHAKKNLYIRTGILLMLSFAVHNLPIGITLGANQQPDLAKALLQTLLFHSIPEGIILFIPLILAGFNIFTVLIISLLVSIPVALGVFIGSFLVHPLLNTIFMSFAMGMIFIVTISEILYPALHKSSVFKILCGTFIGFGVIGFYLHLL, from the coding sequence ATGTGGGTACTAGGTTTTTTATGGACTTCTGCAGGGATATTCATTGGTGGCATGATCGCTTGGCTCTTTAAAGGAATTAACCAAAGGGCACATATTATTTATGCGCTTTGTACAGGGGTAATTCTAGGTTTGATCAGTTTTGAAATACTCCCGGAAGCTGTAGAATCAGGCGACTGGTTAAGTACGATTATTGGGTTTATTCTAGGAATGATGCTATTCAAAGTGCTGCATAGCAGATTGAACTTTAGACAAGGTAAAGAAAGTCATGCTAAAAAGAACTTATATATTCGAACTGGAATATTATTAATGCTTAGTTTTGCGGTTCACAATTTACCGATTGGAATAACGTTAGGGGCCAATCAACAACCCGATCTTGCAAAGGCATTACTGCAAACACTTTTATTTCATAGTATTCCCGAGGGAATAATTTTGTTTATCCCTTTAATTTTGGCTGGATTCAACATATTTACTGTTTTAATAATTTCACTTCTCGTTTCGATTCCAGTAGCTTTAGGGGTTTTTATCGGTAGTTTTCTTGTTCACCCGTTACTTAATACTATCTTCATGAGTTTCGCTATGGGGATGATTTTTATAGTCACCATATCGGAAATCTTATATCCGGCACTTCATAAATCTTCAGTCTTCAAAATTTTATGCGGCACATTTATCGGGTTTGGAGTAATCGGATTTTATCTGCACTTACTTTAA
- a CDS encoding TnsD family transposase, whose protein sequence is MMLNWFPTPYPDELLYSVLARYHVRSGNISPKVTTEELFGKRTIRSVWDLPANLNILLNQTGSYWNTDQLIFNHTMYPYYAAFLLPKQADQVKQSMIGNKGSTIHTRIGVSASNVKLKSHLWVCSDCIKEDMNTCGETYWRRIHQCPGVYICPKHETVLEETVVSTKAINQHEYVIATSTVERKKMNTDGLKEDEVQLLLEIAKASYALLINSHLQKTNNTLQQKYKEFLKQNDYATSNGILKRNRLYTSFRAKFSERCLELLQSTVVLEETDWLTMIFQKHRKSFHPIRHLLVMLFLDTNLDHLLDKNKYQPFDKAPWLCLNVACSNFQKSVVKELTITIDYDTRKPVGTFRCDCGFIYSRKGPDKISADKYRIGRIKEYGHVWKGKLTELVSEGKSLTEISRDLHADRATVKKYAAELELIVPWKSPKNKKKNTNIPSEEYENQLAERKNKWLETQTSYPEKSKTELRRLVPDVYAFLYRNDREWLNEFSPSKKRVLPPNYRVDWENRDEEMVNALKKVVQSWDVATDKPTRITITSLGKEINRFSLLQKKADKLPKTMDFIRKVSEDVVTFQKRRIEFCIKKLKEEGEPIIEWKIYKKAGLRPTVSGEVKRYISLRVTEYESTNN, encoded by the coding sequence ATGATGTTGAATTGGTTTCCAACGCCGTATCCTGACGAATTATTGTATAGTGTTCTAGCAAGGTACCATGTTAGGTCTGGAAATATAAGTCCTAAAGTGACAACTGAAGAACTGTTTGGAAAAAGGACAATTAGATCAGTTTGGGATTTACCAGCAAACTTAAACATATTACTCAATCAAACAGGGTCTTATTGGAATACGGATCAGTTAATTTTCAATCATACAATGTATCCGTATTATGCTGCTTTTTTATTACCAAAGCAAGCTGATCAAGTAAAGCAATCCATGATTGGCAATAAGGGTAGCACGATTCATACTCGCATAGGCGTTTCAGCAAGTAATGTGAAATTAAAATCTCACCTTTGGGTATGTAGTGATTGTATCAAAGAAGATATGAATACTTGTGGCGAAACGTATTGGCGTCGTATTCATCAATGTCCAGGTGTTTATATTTGTCCTAAACATGAAACGGTTTTAGAAGAAACAGTTGTTTCTACCAAGGCTATCAATCAGCATGAGTATGTAATTGCAACTTCAACGGTAGAAAGGAAAAAAATGAATACCGATGGATTAAAGGAAGATGAAGTTCAATTGTTATTAGAAATTGCAAAAGCATCTTATGCGTTATTAATAAACAGTCATCTTCAAAAAACGAATAACACGTTGCAGCAAAAATATAAAGAGTTTTTAAAGCAAAATGACTATGCAACTTCAAATGGCATTTTAAAACGAAATCGATTATACACCAGCTTTAGGGCGAAATTCTCTGAGCGTTGCTTGGAACTTTTACAATCTACGGTTGTATTAGAAGAAACTGATTGGCTTACTATGATATTCCAAAAGCACCGTAAATCCTTTCACCCGATTCGGCATTTATTAGTCATGTTATTTCTAGATACCAATTTGGATCATTTATTAGATAAAAATAAGTATCAGCCCTTTGATAAAGCTCCGTGGTTATGTTTGAATGTAGCTTGCTCAAATTTTCAGAAGTCTGTTGTTAAAGAGTTAACAATAACAATCGACTACGATACGAGGAAGCCAGTTGGAACCTTTCGATGTGACTGTGGTTTTATTTATTCAAGAAAAGGACCCGATAAAATATCGGCAGACAAATATCGAATTGGCAGGATTAAAGAATATGGACATGTTTGGAAAGGGAAACTAACTGAATTAGTGAGTGAGGGTAAATCACTTACAGAGATTTCGAGAGATTTGCATGCTGATCGTGCAACAGTCAAAAAATACGCTGCCGAGTTGGAGTTGATTGTTCCTTGGAAATCTCCCAAAAATAAAAAGAAAAACACTAATATTCCTTCTGAAGAATATGAAAATCAGCTTGCTGAAAGAAAGAATAAATGGTTGGAAACTCAAACGTCATATCCTGAAAAGTCGAAAACGGAACTCAGAAGATTGGTACCAGATGTTTATGCCTTTTTGTATCGAAACGACCGAGAGTGGTTAAATGAATTCTCGCCAAGTAAGAAAAGAGTTCTGCCTCCTAATTACCGAGTGGACTGGGAAAATAGAGATGAAGAAATGGTGAATGCTTTAAAGAAAGTGGTTCAAAGTTGGGATGTTGCTACTGATAAACCTACAAGAATCACAATAACTTCTCTCGGAAAGGAAATAAACCGATTTTCGTTATTACAGAAGAAAGCGGACAAGCTACCAAAAACGATGGATTTTATCCGTAAAGTTTCAGAGGATGTAGTAACCTTTCAAAAAAGGCGTATCGAATTCTGCATAAAAAAGTTAAAAGAAGAGGGTGAACCAATTATCGAATGGAAAATATACAAAAAGGCAGGGCTTCGACCGACGGTTTCGGGTGAAGTTAAACGGTATATTTCGCTTAGGGTAACTGAGTATGAATCCACTAATAATTAA
- the ltrA gene encoding group II intron reverse transcriptase/maturase codes for MEGLINVIISRDNLNEAFEKVRKNKGAAGVDAKDIEATRQYLKENNTQIIEMIKTGKYKPQPVKRVEIPKPDGGKRLLGIPTVTDRVIQQAVVQVLTPILDPMFSNYSYGFRPNKSAHQAIEQARSYIEEGHKFVVDIDLEKFFDRVQHDKLMSLMAKYILCKPTLKLIRSFLNAGTMIDGTFIHSKEGTPQGGPLSPLLSNVILHELDKELEKRNHKFVRYADDCNIYVKSERAGERVKEGVTTFIEKKLKLKVNEEKSAVGKPIARVFLGVSFYNARGVIRVYVPKKSKKRFEEKLKYITNRNYSIDMESRIQKINYLIQGWGNYFKIADIKSYAKEIDSHIRRRLRACRWKEWKRTITKYRNLKRLGINHNDAYRMANTRKGYWRSSNNPIIDRALNNKYWLKLKLKNLATIINPT; via the coding sequence ATGGAAGGATTAATCAACGTAATAATAAGCAGAGATAATTTGAACGAAGCTTTTGAGAAAGTGCGTAAAAATAAAGGTGCAGCCGGTGTCGATGCGAAAGATATAGAGGCAACCCGCCAATACTTAAAAGAGAATAATACTCAGATTATCGAAATGATTAAAACAGGTAAATATAAACCGCAACCGGTTAAAAGAGTTGAAATTCCCAAACCAGATGGAGGGAAACGACTATTAGGAATTCCCACGGTTACAGACCGTGTTATTCAACAAGCGGTTGTACAAGTGTTAACCCCAATACTAGACCCAATGTTTAGTAACTATAGTTATGGGTTTCGCCCGAATAAAAGTGCTCATCAAGCAATTGAACAAGCAAGAAGTTATATTGAGGAAGGTCATAAGTTTGTCGTAGACATCGACTTAGAGAAATTCTTTGATAGAGTTCAGCATGACAAGCTGATGTCACTCATGGCGAAATATATTTTATGTAAACCGACATTAAAGCTAATAAGAAGTTTCTTAAACGCTGGTACCATGATAGACGGAACTTTTATTCACTCAAAAGAAGGTACGCCACAAGGTGGACCGTTAAGTCCATTACTGAGTAATGTAATCCTTCATGAACTTGATAAAGAACTAGAGAAACGCAATCATAAATTCGTTCGTTACGCAGATGACTGCAACATTTATGTCAAAAGTGAAAGAGCAGGAGAACGAGTTAAAGAAGGCGTCACGACATTTATCGAAAAGAAACTTAAATTAAAAGTGAATGAAGAGAAATCAGCAGTGGGAAAGCCGATAGCACGTGTATTTTTAGGTGTGAGCTTCTATAACGCCAGAGGTGTAATCAGAGTATACGTGCCAAAGAAATCAAAGAAGCGTTTCGAAGAAAAGCTAAAATATATTACAAATCGTAATTACTCAATTGATATGGAATCGCGCATTCAGAAAATCAATTATCTCATTCAAGGATGGGGCAACTATTTTAAAATTGCCGACATAAAATCCTACGCAAAGGAAATAGATAGCCATATTCGAAGAAGATTAAGGGCATGTCGATGGAAAGAATGGAAAAGAACCATAACAAAATATAGAAACCTCAAAAGACTAGGTATCAACCATAACGATGCCTATAGAATGGCCAATACTCGTAAAGGGTACTGGCGCTCCTCAAATAATCCAATCATCGACCGAGCATTAAACAATAAATATTGGTTAAAACTCAAGTTGAAAAACCTCGCTACAATCATTAATCCTACATAA
- a CDS encoding ABC transporter ATP-binding protein — MTGLVLKNVTKSFKEGDSTVDALKNVSLTVNPGEFIAIIGPSGSGKSTLLSIAGALLQPTTGEVLVNGTDIGKMKEKDLSAFRLTDVGFILQTSNLIPYLTVLDQLLLVRKMKGKVKAEDTKFAKTLLTELGLGDKFNKFPNELSGGERQRVAIARAFVNNSNIILADEPTASLDSKRAFEVVKQIRKEVKERNKAAIMVTHDERMLEFCDKVYRMEDGLLTLEG, encoded by the coding sequence ATGACAGGCTTAGTACTGAAAAACGTAACGAAATCATTCAAAGAAGGGGACTCTACAGTTGATGCACTTAAAAATGTATCTCTTACAGTCAACCCGGGCGAGTTCATCGCTATTATCGGTCCATCAGGTTCAGGGAAGAGTACACTTTTATCGATTGCGGGGGCACTGCTTCAGCCAACGACTGGTGAAGTACTTGTTAACGGTACAGATATCGGCAAGATGAAGGAAAAAGATTTATCGGCTTTTCGCTTAACAGATGTCGGGTTCATTTTACAAACATCAAATTTAATTCCGTATTTAACGGTGTTAGATCAGTTGCTGCTAGTGCGTAAAATGAAAGGTAAAGTTAAAGCAGAAGATACAAAGTTTGCGAAAACATTACTAACGGAATTAGGGTTGGGTGATAAGTTCAACAAATTCCCGAATGAGCTTTCTGGCGGGGAACGCCAGCGTGTTGCAATCGCCCGTGCGTTTGTGAATAATTCAAACATCATTTTAGCGGACGAACCAACAGCAAGCTTAGATTCAAAGCGTGCATTTGAAGTCGTAAAGCAAATCCGAAAAGAAGTTAAAGAACGCAACAAAGCAGCAATCATGGTAACCCATGACGAACGTATGCTGGAGTTTTGCGATAAAGTTTACCGTATGGAAGACGGGCTGTTAACTCTGGAAGGATAA
- a CDS encoding ATP-binding protein yields MQELVTNDRQLLYGKEIVDAIYSEQIVQDYESNPLIEALPPIFTEDEVIEQLSVFPSFDEKERVLNPNYRFHCVQRLFQYFQPFETHLDLEQRISRAIRQGYLHRNPMKREEVMRVHESYQAIKAGKFLKNYQTEVKRTAAGFTIIGLSGIGKSTAIERVLSFYPQLIKHRDYKGKPFIFTQISWMKLECPFDGSLKGLCISFFSELDRLLGSNYLNKFGAQRNTTDLMLQRMAHLASLHGVGLLIIDEIQHLSLSKSGGSDKMLNFFVTLVNTIGIPVLMVGTNKAISILQSEFRQARRGSGQGDMVWSQMPKDTSWELFLEGMWEYQWTADYTPLTEELSDFLYEESQGIIDIAIKLFMLSQVSAISTGTEKISKKIIQQVAKDSLRLVKPMLDALKSGIPSEIAKYEDIRPIDIDEEMERYKASVDLQEKIRIQKKLQQQKRQKMKQSLLEDMTLQLLSMDFEPKEIERAVKSVLNNFGEDVEKPTLLKETVKLLIDKDEMKAESKAVKKKAKTTSENYLIQLMQEARKKKKSVHEYFLDKAIIKQPLDEFWEDEDDVELVSNAVS; encoded by the coding sequence ATGCAAGAGTTAGTCACTAATGATAGGCAACTGTTGTACGGAAAAGAAATAGTAGACGCTATATATAGTGAACAAATTGTACAAGATTATGAATCTAATCCTTTAATTGAGGCACTGCCGCCAATATTTACGGAGGATGAAGTAATCGAACAATTATCAGTTTTTCCATCGTTTGATGAAAAAGAACGTGTTCTAAACCCTAATTATCGTTTTCATTGTGTCCAGAGATTATTTCAATACTTTCAACCATTTGAAACGCACTTAGATTTAGAACAACGCATTTCAAGAGCCATTCGTCAAGGATACTTGCACCGAAACCCAATGAAGAGAGAAGAAGTCATGCGGGTGCATGAGAGTTATCAAGCGATAAAAGCAGGGAAATTTTTAAAAAACTATCAAACCGAGGTGAAACGAACAGCAGCTGGATTTACGATTATTGGTCTTTCGGGTATTGGGAAATCAACGGCAATTGAACGGGTTTTATCTTTTTACCCGCAATTGATTAAGCACCGTGACTATAAGGGAAAACCGTTTATTTTCACACAAATTAGTTGGATGAAGTTAGAGTGCCCTTTTGATGGATCATTGAAAGGGCTATGTATTAGCTTTTTTTCAGAATTAGACCGATTATTAGGTTCCAACTATTTAAATAAGTTCGGTGCTCAGCGAAATACGACTGATTTAATGCTTCAACGAATGGCACACCTTGCAAGCCTGCATGGGGTTGGATTACTCATTATTGATGAAATTCAGCACCTCAGCCTTAGTAAAAGTGGCGGTTCGGATAAAATGCTAAACTTTTTTGTCACGCTGGTGAACACCATCGGCATTCCTGTTTTAATGGTTGGTACCAATAAAGCGATTTCTATTTTGCAAAGTGAGTTTCGTCAAGCAAGACGGGGAAGCGGTCAGGGAGATATGGTCTGGTCACAAATGCCAAAAGATACGTCATGGGAGTTATTTTTGGAGGGGATGTGGGAGTATCAATGGACAGCTGATTACACACCTTTGACTGAAGAACTCAGTGATTTTTTATACGAAGAGAGTCAAGGGATTATTGATATTGCAATCAAACTTTTTATGCTATCTCAGGTCAGTGCAATTTCGACTGGCACAGAAAAAATAAGCAAGAAAATAATCCAACAAGTGGCGAAAGATAGTCTGCGATTGGTTAAACCAATGTTAGATGCTTTGAAGTCAGGTATTCCAAGTGAAATTGCCAAGTATGAGGATATTCGTCCCATTGATATAGATGAAGAAATGGAAAGATACAAAGCTTCCGTTGACTTGCAAGAAAAAATTCGCATTCAAAAGAAATTGCAACAGCAGAAACGACAAAAAATGAAGCAATCTCTTTTAGAAGATATGACTTTGCAATTATTATCAATGGATTTTGAACCAAAGGAAATTGAGCGTGCTGTAAAAAGCGTATTAAACAACTTTGGAGAAGATGTCGAAAAACCGACGTTGCTAAAAGAAACAGTAAAACTCCTAATTGACAAGGATGAAATGAAGGCGGAAAGCAAAGCTGTGAAAAAGAAAGCAAAAACAACAAGCGAAAATTACTTGATTCAATTAATGCAAGAAGCAAGGAAAAAGAAAAAGTCTGTTCATGAATACTTTTTGGATAAAGCTATTATTAAACAACCATTAGACGAGTTCTGGGAGGATGAAGATGATGTTGAATTGGTTTCCAACGCCGTATCCTGA